The following proteins are encoded in a genomic region of Tenacibaculum sp. 190524A05c:
- a CDS encoding CocE/NonD family hydrolase, whose protein sequence is MKINLTKLILLLGLTVTMSCSKTAKKEVEPVNYVKENYTKKEVKITMRDGVKLHATIYAPKDTTKTYPILLQRTPYSCRPYGEDQMRPKIGPNEILMKEGNIIVYEDVRGRWMSEGVYDNMRAYIPNKTEKQSDETTDTYDTIDWLVKNVPHNNGKVGTWGISYPGHYATVSTIDAHPALKAASPQACIGDFFFDDFHHNGAFLLSYFRAISLFGTYKDQPTDSAWYSFPKMNTQDQYQFFLDKGPLKNLNEYFQYDKPDSKNVASKSDIDDFFWKEIVEHPNYDSVWQSKGIIQHLDKVPSTVATMIVGGWFDAEDLYGPLETYKGIEKNQPNNYNTVVFGPWDHGGWSRSKVKNAVGNYYFGDSISLNFQKNIETKFFNHFLKGSGSKESGLPEAYVYDTGKKEWKSYDVWPPKNARKQSLFLTEDQNLSNTKTNTSKISFVSDIKRPVPYSEDIKTVFTPRKYMTDDQRFAARRPDVLVFETEIMEEDMTLAGDILAKLNVATTGTAADWIVKVIDVHPSDLKNDNEDMQSHMKLSNYHMMVRSEVLRGRFRNSFANPEPFTPNKKTKVDIKLQDVFHTIKKGHKLQIQVQSTWFPLIDLNPQIYVDNIYKADEKDFKTQTHSVFTDSSIEFTVLK, encoded by the coding sequence CGATTTACGCTCCTAAAGACACTACTAAAACCTATCCTATTTTATTACAGCGCACACCATATAGTTGCAGACCTTATGGTGAAGATCAAATGCGACCAAAAATTGGTCCGAATGAAATTTTAATGAAGGAAGGAAACATTATCGTTTATGAAGATGTTAGAGGACGTTGGATGAGTGAAGGTGTTTATGATAACATGCGTGCTTATATTCCAAACAAAACTGAAAAACAGTCGGATGAAACTACTGATACTTATGACACTATTGACTGGTTAGTTAAAAATGTTCCACATAACAATGGAAAAGTTGGAACTTGGGGAATTTCTTATCCAGGACATTATGCTACAGTTTCAACAATTGATGCGCATCCTGCTTTAAAAGCTGCTTCTCCACAAGCTTGTATTGGAGACTTTTTCTTTGATGATTTCCACCATAACGGAGCATTTTTATTAAGCTATTTTAGAGCAATTTCATTATTTGGAACGTATAAAGATCAACCAACGGATAGTGCTTGGTATTCTTTCCCAAAAATGAACACCCAAGATCAATATCAATTCTTCTTGGATAAAGGTCCATTGAAAAACTTAAACGAGTATTTCCAATACGATAAACCAGATTCTAAAAATGTGGCTTCAAAAAGTGATATTGATGATTTCTTCTGGAAAGAAATTGTAGAACACCCAAACTATGATTCGGTTTGGCAAAGTAAAGGAATCATTCAGCATTTAGATAAAGTACCTTCTACAGTAGCAACAATGATAGTTGGTGGATGGTTCGACGCAGAAGATTTATACGGGCCATTAGAAACGTATAAAGGAATTGAAAAAAATCAACCTAATAATTACAATACAGTTGTATTTGGTCCTTGGGATCATGGAGGATGGTCTCGTAGTAAAGTGAAAAATGCAGTTGGAAATTATTATTTCGGAGATTCAATTTCATTAAACTTTCAGAAAAATATTGAAACAAAATTCTTCAATCATTTCTTAAAAGGAAGTGGTTCAAAAGAAAGCGGATTGCCAGAAGCTTATGTTTATGATACTGGTAAAAAAGAATGGAAATCATATGATGTTTGGCCTCCAAAAAATGCACGAAAACAATCTTTGTTTTTAACCGAAGATCAAAATCTATCGAATACAAAAACGAACACATCTAAAATTTCGTTTGTAAGTGATATTAAAAGACCTGTTCCATATTCAGAAGATATTAAGACTGTTTTCACTCCTAGAAAATATATGACCGATGATCAGCGTTTTGCCGCAAGAAGACCAGATGTTTTAGTATTTGAAACTGAAATAATGGAAGAAGACATGACATTAGCTGGAGACATTTTAGCGAAGTTAAATGTGGCAACAACAGGAACTGCTGCCGATTGGATTGTTAAGGTAATTGATGTTCATCCAAGTGATTTGAAAAACGATAATGAGGATATGCAATCTCACATGAAGCTAAGCAACTATCATATGATGGTGCGTAGTGAGGTGTTAAGAGGCCGTTTTAGGAATAGTTTTGCTAATCCGGAACCATTTACACCAAATAAGAAAACAAAGGTAGATATAAAGCTACAAGACGTTTTTCACACGATTAAAAAAGGACACAAACTTCAAATTCAAGTTCAAAGTACATGGTTCCCATTAATTGATTTGAATCCGCAAATCTATGTAGACAATATTTATAAAGCAGATGAGAAAGATTTTAAAACACAAACTCACTCTGTCTTTACGGATTCTAGCATAGAGTTTACAGTTTTGAAATAA
- a CDS encoding DUF6705 family protein, translating into MKKNITLLFIILISISCKSQIITIENLVDYNSDLPEGAYIKDVNNVLNKYEGVWKGVLDNKTYEFRIIKKTQEYLEERFKEDLLLMRYKITNAKGVVIENTLSLPDNDVMTVSGRYLTKSGGYLLRYIGRGNCGQNGNIYISVYDSQNKKMELSLQVDGEFYSDNCIQEDEQIIPRKINLTKQ; encoded by the coding sequence ATGAAAAAAAATATAACCTTATTGTTCATAATACTAATAAGTATCAGCTGTAAATCTCAAATAATTACGATTGAAAATCTAGTTGATTACAATTCTGATTTACCAGAAGGGGCTTATATCAAAGACGTAAATAATGTTTTAAACAAATATGAGGGGGTTTGGAAAGGTGTCCTTGATAACAAAACCTACGAATTTAGAATTATAAAAAAAACACAGGAATATTTAGAAGAAAGATTCAAAGAAGATTTATTATTAATGCGATATAAAATAACAAACGCTAAAGGAGTAGTTATAGAAAACACATTGTCGCTACCTGATAATGATGTAATGACAGTTAGTGGTCGCTATTTAACTAAATCAGGAGGCTACCTTTTACGATACATTGGTAGAGGAAATTGTGGTCAAAATGGAAACATATACATATCTGTGTATGATTCTCAAAACAAAAAAATGGAGCTCTCTTTACAAGTTGACGGAGAATTTTATTCTGATAATTGTATTCAAGAAGATGAACAAATAATCCCTCGTAAAATAAACTTGACAAAACAGTAG
- the atpG gene encoding ATP synthase F1 subunit gamma, with product MANLKEIRNRITSIKSTMQITSAMKMVSAAKLKKAQDAITAMRPYASKLTELLQSISATLDGNVGGAYSEQREVKKVLLVAITSNRGLCGGFNSSIIKKTVSTIKERYSDADVDLFTIGKKGNDILSKEYNVVESNNKIFDELTFENTAAIAQHLMDVFVDGSYDKIEIIYNRFKNAATQIAMVEQFLPIQPVESDSSVSLDYIFEPSKEEIILELIPKSLKTQLYKALRDSFAAEHGARMTAMHKATDNATELRDELLLTYNKARQAAITNEILEIVGGAEALNN from the coding sequence ATGGCAAACTTAAAAGAAATACGTAACAGGATTACTTCAATTAAATCAACAATGCAGATTACATCTGCCATGAAAATGGTATCTGCTGCAAAGTTGAAAAAAGCTCAAGATGCAATTACAGCAATGCGTCCTTATGCATCTAAGTTAACAGAGCTTTTACAGAGCATTAGTGCTACATTAGACGGGAACGTTGGTGGTGCTTATTCTGAACAAAGAGAAGTGAAAAAAGTTTTATTAGTTGCTATTACTTCTAACAGAGGTTTATGTGGTGGATTTAATTCATCAATTATTAAAAAGACTGTTAGTACAATTAAGGAAAGATATAGCGATGCAGATGTTGATCTTTTTACTATCGGTAAAAAAGGTAACGATATCTTATCAAAAGAATATAATGTTGTTGAGAGTAACAATAAGATTTTCGATGAGTTAACTTTTGAGAATACTGCTGCTATAGCTCAACATTTAATGGATGTTTTCGTAGATGGTTCTTACGATAAAATTGAAATAATCTATAACCGTTTTAAAAACGCAGCTACTCAAATTGCTATGGTTGAACAGTTTTTACCGATTCAACCTGTAGAAAGTGATTCTAGTGTTAGTTTAGATTATATTTTCGAGCCGTCTAAGGAAGAAATTATCTTAGAATTAATTCCTAAGTCATTAAAAACTCAGTTATATAAAGCTTTACGTGATTCATTTGCTGCCGAACACGGAGCTCGTATGACTGCGATGCACAAAGCAACAGATAATGCTACGGAATTAAGAGATGAGTTATTATTAACATATAACAAAGCTCGTCAAGCTGCAATTACAAACGAAATCTTAGAGATCGTTGGTGGAGCAGAAGCATTGAATAACTAG
- the atpA gene encoding F0F1 ATP synthase subunit alpha — protein MAAIKPAEVSAILKEQLTNFESKATLNEVGTVLQVGDGIARVYGLSNVQYGELVDFGNGLEGIVLNLEEDNVGVVLLGPSTGVTEGSTVKRTERIASLKVGEGIVGRVVDTLGNPIDGKGPIEGETFEMPLERKAPGVIYRQPVTEPLQTGIKSVDAMIPIGRGQRELIIGDRQTGKSTVAIDTILNQKEFYDAGEPVYCIYVAVGQKGSTVAAIANMLEEKGALAYTTIVAANASDPAPMQVYAPFAGAAIGEYFRDTGRPALIIYDDLSKQAVAYREVSLLLRRPPGREAYPGDVFYLHSRLLERAAKVINDDAIAAEMNDLPDSLKGKVKGGGSLTALPIIETQAGDVSAYIPTNVISITDGQIFLESDLFNSGVRPAINVGISVSRVGGSAQIKSMKKVSGTLKLDQAQYRELEAFAKFGSDLDAATMNVISKGQRNVEILKQNQGDPFTVEDQVAIIYAGSKNLLKEVPVNKVKEFEVDYIEYLNAKHRDALDTLKSGKLTDEVTDILTEVAKEISAKYSA, from the coding sequence ATGGCAGCAATTAAACCAGCTGAAGTATCAGCAATTTTAAAGGAACAATTAACAAATTTCGAATCAAAGGCTACGTTAAACGAAGTAGGAACTGTATTACAAGTGGGTGATGGTATTGCTCGTGTTTACGGTTTATCTAACGTACAGTACGGAGAATTAGTAGATTTTGGAAACGGTTTAGAAGGAATCGTATTAAACTTAGAAGAAGATAACGTTGGGGTTGTATTATTAGGACCTTCAACTGGTGTAACTGAAGGATCTACTGTAAAGCGTACTGAAAGAATTGCTTCTTTAAAAGTTGGAGAAGGAATTGTAGGTAGAGTTGTAGATACTTTAGGTAACCCAATCGATGGTAAAGGACCAATCGAAGGTGAAACTTTCGAAATGCCTTTAGAGCGTAAAGCACCAGGTGTAATTTACCGTCAACCAGTAACTGAGCCGTTACAAACAGGTATCAAGTCTGTTGATGCAATGATTCCAATCGGTAGAGGTCAGCGTGAGTTAATCATTGGAGACCGTCAAACTGGTAAGTCTACAGTTGCTATTGATACTATCTTAAATCAAAAAGAATTTTACGATGCAGGTGAGCCAGTATATTGTATCTACGTTGCTGTAGGTCAAAAGGGTTCTACAGTTGCTGCAATCGCGAACATGTTAGAAGAAAAAGGAGCTTTAGCTTATACTACAATCGTAGCAGCTAACGCTTCAGATCCTGCTCCAATGCAGGTATATGCACCTTTCGCAGGAGCTGCAATCGGTGAATATTTCCGTGATACTGGTCGTCCAGCTTTAATCATTTATGATGATTTATCTAAGCAAGCAGTTGCTTACCGTGAGGTATCTTTATTATTACGTCGTCCACCGGGACGTGAGGCGTATCCTGGAGACGTTTTCTACTTACATTCAAGATTATTAGAGCGTGCTGCAAAAGTTATTAATGACGATGCTATTGCTGCTGAAATGAACGATTTACCAGATTCATTAAAAGGTAAAGTAAAAGGTGGAGGATCTTTAACTGCATTACCAATTATTGAAACTCAAGCAGGAGATGTTTCTGCATATATTCCTACAAACGTAATTTCGATTACAGATGGACAGATTTTCTTAGAGTCTGATTTATTCAACTCAGGAGTTCGTCCAGCGATTAACGTAGGTATCTCTGTATCTCGTGTAGGAGGTTCTGCTCAGATTAAATCAATGAAGAAAGTATCAGGTACATTAAAGTTAGATCAAGCTCAGTACCGTGAATTAGAGGCATTCGCTAAGTTTGGTTCTGATTTAGATGCTGCTACAATGAACGTAATCTCTAAAGGACAACGTAACGTGGAAATCTTAAAGCAGAATCAAGGTGATCCTTTTACTGTAGAAGATCAGGTTGCAATTATCTATGCAGGTTCTAAAAACTTATTAAAGGAAGTTCCTGTAAATAAAGTAAAAGAATTCGAAGTAGATTATATCGAATACTTAAACGCTAAGCACAGAGATGCTTTAGATACATTAAAGTCAGGAAAATTAACTGATGAGGTTACTGATATTTTAACTGAAGTTGCTAAAGAGATTTCAGCTAAATATTCAGCATAA
- the atpH gene encoding ATP synthase F1 subunit delta — MKEARPALRYAKAILNLAKEQGSDEEVNNNMKDIVATIAESDDLDAMLKSPVIKAADKKKVLDALFGDKVNNISKGLFNLLAENKRMLMLESVAKKYSIIYDYYKKMQVATVTTAVELTSELEAKIQEKIVEITGNSAAIENIVNPDILGGFILRVGDVQYDASISNQLNELRREFDDSHYIPKI; from the coding sequence ATGAAAGAAGCAAGACCAGCATTACGTTACGCAAAAGCAATCTTAAACTTAGCTAAAGAGCAAGGTTCAGATGAAGAAGTAAACAACAATATGAAAGATATTGTTGCTACTATTGCTGAGAGTGACGATTTAGATGCAATGCTTAAAAGTCCGGTAATTAAAGCAGCTGATAAGAAAAAAGTATTAGATGCATTATTCGGAGATAAAGTAAATAATATCTCTAAAGGATTATTTAATCTTTTAGCTGAGAATAAGAGAATGTTAATGCTAGAAAGTGTAGCAAAGAAGTATTCTATTATTTACGATTATTACAAAAAAATGCAAGTTGCTACTGTAACTACAGCTGTTGAATTAACTAGCGAGTTAGAAGCTAAAATTCAAGAAAAAATAGTTGAAATTACTGGGAACAGTGCAGCAATTGAAAATATAGTGAATCCTGATATTTTAGGAGGATTTATCTTACGTGTTGGAGATGTGCAATATGATGCAAGTATCTCAAACCAATTAAACGAATTAAGAAGAGAATTTGACGACAGTCATTATATTCCAAAAATTTAA
- a CDS encoding F0F1 ATP synthase subunit B produces MDIFNDFSVGLFAMQLVILIVLLVLLAKFAWKPILNSLDEREEGIQNALDQAENARKEMQNLQADNDRLLKEARAERDAMMKEAREIKDKIIADAKEEAGEEAAKMIESAKATIKQEQQAAIAELKKNVAELSIGIAQTVVKKELASQDDQLKLVEGMLEDVTLN; encoded by the coding sequence ATGGATATTTTTAATGATTTTTCAGTAGGGTTATTTGCAATGCAGTTGGTAATTCTTATTGTGTTATTAGTTTTATTAGCAAAGTTTGCTTGGAAACCAATCTTAAACTCGTTAGACGAAAGAGAAGAGGGTATTCAAAATGCTTTAGATCAAGCTGAGAATGCACGTAAGGAAATGCAAAACTTACAAGCAGATAACGATAGATTATTAAAAGAAGCAAGAGCTGAGAGAGATGCAATGATGAAAGAAGCTCGTGAGATAAAAGATAAGATTATCGCTGATGCTAAGGAAGAAGCAGGTGAAGAAGCTGCTAAAATGATCGAAAGTGCTAAAGCTACTATCAAGCAAGAGCAGCAAGCTGCTATCGCAGAATTAAAGAAAAACGTTGCTGAATTATCTATCGGTATCGCTCAAACTGTAGTTAAAAAAGAATTAGCTTCACAAGATGATCAATTAAAGCTTGTTGAAGGAATGTTAGAAGACGTTACTTTAAACTAA
- the atpE gene encoding ATP synthase F0 subunit C — MTGTLNLIGAGLIVIGGGIGLGQIGGKAMEGIARQPEAAGKIQTAMIIIGALLEGLAFGALLLGK, encoded by the coding sequence ATGACTGGAACTCTTAATTTAATTGGAGCAGGATTAATCGTAATCGGTGGAGGAATCGGATTAGGTCAAATCGGTGGAAAAGCAATGGAAGGAATTGCTCGTCAACCTGAGGCTGCTGGTAAAATCCAAACTGCGATGATCATCATCGGAGCATTATTAGAAGGATTAGCATTTGGTGCTTTACTTTTAGGAAAATAA
- the atpB gene encoding F0F1 ATP synthase subunit A: protein MMIAKKPIKCLAILAIVFSSLNVFAGGGEKQSSDNDGGKVNTKEEIQDYIKHHLADSHDFALFSYTNDAGERKHFGFPLPVIVWTSKGLKTFMSSKFHHNDDGHVVVDAGGVKLAKIHSKIYELNEGAEHVAFDETHHATNAHKVLDFSITKSVFGMLLAGLLMFLGFRSLAKGYKKGAIPTGIGRVLEPLVLYVRDEIARPNIGEKKYKKFMPYLLTVFFFIWILNLMGLTPLGFNVTGQIAVTVCLALFTLVIYITNGSKDFWAHTLWMPGVPVILRPILAFLELVGFILIKPFSLLVRLFANITAGHSVVMGIAALMLLLKSQFGTVGATGISFLLTLFLSVIEVLVAFLQAFIFTMLSALFIGMAVEEHEHDHAH from the coding sequence ATGATGATAGCAAAAAAACCTATCAAATGTTTAGCAATACTAGCAATAGTATTTTCTTCATTAAACGTTTTCGCTGGAGGCGGTGAAAAACAATCTTCTGATAATGACGGTGGAAAAGTAAACACCAAAGAGGAGATTCAAGATTACATTAAACATCACTTGGCTGATTCACATGATTTTGCTTTGTTTTCGTATACTAACGATGCAGGAGAAAGAAAGCATTTTGGATTTCCATTGCCAGTAATTGTTTGGACAAGTAAAGGTTTAAAGACGTTTATGTCTTCTAAGTTTCACCACAATGATGATGGGCATGTTGTTGTAGATGCAGGTGGTGTAAAATTAGCTAAGATCCACAGTAAGATTTATGAATTAAATGAAGGAGCAGAGCATGTTGCTTTTGATGAAACTCATCATGCTACAAATGCACACAAAGTATTAGATTTTTCTATTACCAAGAGTGTGTTCGGAATGTTATTGGCTGGGTTGTTAATGTTTTTAGGATTCCGTTCTTTAGCTAAAGGTTATAAAAAAGGAGCTATTCCTACTGGAATAGGACGTGTATTAGAGCCATTAGTATTATACGTTAGAGACGAGATCGCAAGACCAAATATTGGTGAGAAAAAATATAAGAAGTTTATGCCTTATTTATTAACTGTATTCTTCTTTATCTGGATATTAAACTTAATGGGATTAACTCCATTAGGGTTTAACGTAACTGGTCAGATTGCTGTTACTGTATGTTTAGCATTATTTACTTTAGTGATTTACATTACAAATGGTTCAAAAGATTTCTGGGCGCACACATTATGGATGCCAGGAGTTCCAGTAATCTTAAGACCAATTTTAGCGTTTTTAGAGTTGGTAGGTTTTATCCTTATTAAACCTTTCTCTTTATTAGTGCGTTTATTTGCAAACATTACTGCGGGTCACTCTGTAGTTATGGGTATTGCAGCATTAATGTTATTGTTGAAATCACAGTTTGGAACTGTTGGAGCAACAGGGATATCATTTTTACTAACATTGTTTTTAAGTGTAATTGAAGTTTTAGTAGCTTTCTTACAAGCATTTATTTTTACGATGTTATCTGCCTTATTTATTGGAATGGCAGTAGAAGAGCATGAACACGATCATGCACATTAA
- a CDS encoding DUF6168 family protein: protein MIKRILLFLSALVLLFIVSYFLNSYLVVEEKFSFSLLSVYLFHTIAALIVYTIVEFVADYMPNQAGYAYLASIFIKIGFFVLIFNSTVFANDNLSKPERFSLVAPLFLFLITEAVAVSKLLNSK from the coding sequence ATGATTAAACGAATTTTACTTTTTTTATCTGCTCTAGTATTACTTTTTATAGTAAGTTATTTTTTAAATAGCTATTTAGTGGTAGAAGAAAAGTTTTCGTTTTCGCTTTTAAGTGTATACTTATTTCATACCATTGCGGCATTAATTGTGTATACAATTGTTGAATTTGTTGCAGATTATATGCCAAATCAAGCGGGTTATGCATATTTGGCTTCCATATTTATAAAAATCGGTTTTTTTGTGCTGATTTTTAATTCTACCGTTTTCGCAAATGACAACTTATCTAAGCCTGAGAGATTTTCATTAGTAGCACCATTATTCTTGTTTTTAATAACAGAAGCGGTTGCTGTTTCTAAACTCCTAAATAGTAAGTAG
- a CDS encoding AtpZ/AtpI family protein, with protein MPRKESKPQLSKYIRFSGIALQMGVTIYLGNLLGEWLDGKYPNPNQMYMKICTLAAVFIAMYSVIRQVTNLSKND; from the coding sequence ATGCCAAGAAAGGAAAGCAAGCCTCAGCTTAGTAAATACATTCGTTTTAGTGGAATTGCCCTTCAAATGGGAGTTACTATTTATTTAGGTAATCTTCTAGGGGAATGGTTGGATGGAAAATATCCTAACCCAAATCAAATGTATATGAAAATTTGTACTTTAGCCGCAGTGTTTATAGCTATGTATTCGGTTATAAGGCAAGTAACAAATCTTTCAAAAAATGATTAA
- a CDS encoding polymer-forming cytoskeletal protein, which translates to MLKKNKKKESIVERNSSNRNVIGKGTKITGDLISEGDFRIDGEFEGTLNTKGRVIIGKGGFINGTVQCTNADVEGKFAGEFNVSDTLTAKTTAYITGNVNVGQLSTEPGASFNATCNMRGAIKELGKEKDAKKGKQASA; encoded by the coding sequence ATGTTAAAAAAAAACAAGAAAAAAGAATCGATCGTTGAGAGAAATTCTTCTAATAGAAACGTAATTGGTAAAGGAACTAAAATCACTGGAGATTTAATCTCAGAAGGAGATTTTAGAATAGATGGTGAATTTGAAGGAACACTAAACACAAAAGGTAGAGTAATCATTGGTAAAGGTGGTTTTATTAATGGAACAGTACAATGTACAAATGCCGATGTGGAAGGTAAATTCGCTGGAGAGTTCAACGTTTCTGACACATTAACTGCAAAAACTACAGCTTACATTACAGGAAATGTAAATGTTGGTCAATTATCTACAGAGCCTGGAGCTTCTTTTAATGCTACTTGTAATATGAGAGGAGCAATTAAAGAATTAGGTAAAGAGAAAGATGCCAAGAAAGGAAAGCAAGCCTCAGCTTAG
- a CDS encoding tetratricopeptide repeat protein, whose amino-acid sequence MKKSYNLIIFILIVSSVLSCSTKKDSVINRNFHALTTKYNVLFNGEQAFEKGLKNIENGYVDNFWKRLPIEPIKFDERNANLIKFSSPGSGFDGDGGSDNSAPATPFDRAEEKAAKAIQKHSMNINGYEKNRKIDDAYLLLGKSRYYTQRFIPAIEAFNYIISNYPKAALIYDTKVWRAKSNIRLENEKLAIESLNLLIELDKNEKNLTPLQRQQAYTAMAMAYEKTDTIQKVIDNLAISTSFLKNHQSARNAFVLGQIYSELNRKDSARMVFRKLADEKWVPEKYRIHASIEMVKNIEAKDSSNVLLVDRLRKLIRNSDNRKYLNELYYQAGVLQEDRGNTEKAIDFYLKSLEVPSRDIYQKTYTYEKLGNIYFEKQEYLLAGSFYDSVLKATTEEFETEKRIRRIKRKNKGLTKLRAFEETVTANDSVLKLVAMSSDERTAFFEGYIEKIKESDEKKRQRLLNAQDFGSQFGGGSSFGGGNNQGKWYFYNSQSVGFGKVAFQKSWGKRPLEDNWRWSDKNEVGSETEEEETVQTEKTDSRYVVETYLKQIPSDPAVINKLKVDKNEALYQLGLIYKEQFKNSTLAISNFEKLYVINDKPELVLPINYHLYQLYDEIGEEEKANEKKDFILKNYADSKFAEIIRKPNSKITESKKVDEIDKKYRLVYSLYKHNQFEDVVDQVDNLSAAAQNSELIAKFVLLRALAIGKYKSKDEYKKALEFVAFNYANRIEGKKATEIIKLLK is encoded by the coding sequence ATGAAAAAATCATATAACTTAATCATATTTATACTTATAGTTTCTTCTGTGCTTTCTTGTAGCACTAAAAAAGATTCTGTAATTAATAGAAACTTTCACGCATTAACTACAAAGTACAATGTGCTTTTTAATGGGGAACAAGCCTTTGAAAAAGGTTTGAAGAACATTGAAAATGGGTACGTAGATAATTTTTGGAAAAGATTACCAATTGAACCTATAAAGTTTGACGAAAGAAATGCAAACTTGATTAAGTTTAGTTCGCCAGGTTCAGGATTTGATGGAGATGGTGGTTCGGATAATAGTGCGCCAGCAACTCCTTTTGATAGAGCAGAGGAAAAAGCGGCTAAAGCTATCCAGAAGCATTCTATGAACATCAATGGATATGAAAAGAACAGAAAAATTGATGACGCTTATCTTTTATTAGGAAAGTCAAGATATTATACTCAACGCTTTATACCAGCGATTGAAGCTTTTAATTACATAATTTCCAATTATCCAAAAGCAGCTTTAATTTATGATACTAAGGTTTGGAGAGCTAAATCAAACATTCGTTTAGAGAATGAAAAATTAGCTATAGAGTCATTGAATCTATTAATTGAGCTAGATAAGAATGAAAAGAATTTAACGCCATTACAAAGACAACAAGCATACACTGCTATGGCAATGGCTTATGAAAAAACAGATACGATTCAGAAAGTAATCGATAATCTTGCGATTTCAACTTCATTTTTAAAGAATCACCAATCTGCTAGAAATGCATTCGTTTTAGGTCAGATTTATAGTGAATTAAACAGAAAAGATTCGGCAAGAATGGTGTTTAGAAAGCTTGCTGATGAGAAATGGGTTCCTGAAAAATATAGAATTCATGCGAGTATCGAAATGGTAAAAAATATAGAAGCTAAAGATTCTTCAAATGTTTTATTGGTTGACCGACTTAGAAAATTGATTCGTAATTCGGATAATAGAAAGTATCTAAATGAATTATATTATCAGGCAGGGGTACTTCAAGAAGATCGTGGAAATACTGAGAAGGCTATTGATTTTTATTTAAAGTCTTTAGAAGTTCCAAGTAGAGATATTTATCAAAAAACATACACGTACGAGAAGTTAGGTAATATATATTTCGAAAAACAAGAGTATTTACTTGCGGGTTCATTTTACGATAGTGTTTTAAAAGCAACTACAGAAGAGTTTGAAACTGAGAAGAGAATTCGTAGAATTAAAAGAAAAAATAAAGGATTAACGAAGTTAAGAGCATTTGAGGAAACAGTAACTGCTAATGATAGTGTTCTTAAGCTAGTTGCAATGAGTTCTGATGAACGAACTGCTTTTTTTGAAGGATATATAGAGAAAATCAAAGAAAGTGACGAAAAGAAAAGACAACGTCTTTTAAACGCACAAGATTTCGGTAGTCAATTTGGCGGAGGATCATCTTTTGGAGGAGGGAATAATCAAGGTAAATGGTATTTCTACAATTCACAGTCTGTTGGTTTTGGGAAAGTCGCGTTCCAAAAATCTTGGGGAAAACGTCCTCTGGAAGACAATTGGAGATGGTCTGATAAAAATGAAGTAGGATCAGAAACTGAGGAAGAAGAAACTGTACAAACAGAGAAGACAGATAGCAGATATGTTGTAGAAACATATTTAAAGCAAATTCCTTCAGATCCTGCAGTAATCAATAAATTAAAAGTAGACAAGAACGAGGCGTTATATCAATTAGGTCTTATTTATAAGGAGCAATTCAAGAACTCAACTTTGGCTATCAGTAACTTCGAGAAGCTGTATGTAATTAATGATAAGCCTGAGTTAGTATTACCAATCAATTATCACTTATATCAACTTTATGATGAAATAGGAGAGGAAGAAAAGGCTAACGAGAAGAAGGATTTTATTTTAAAGAATTATGCAGATTCCAAGTTTGCTGAAATTATTAGAAAGCCAAATAGTAAAATTACAGAGAGTAAAAAGGTTGACGAAATTGATAAAAAATATAGACTTGTTTATAGTTTATATAAGCATAATCAGTTTGAAGATGTTGTGGATCAGGTAGATAATTTAAGTGCTGCAGCTCAAAATTCAGAATTAATTGCTAAATTTGTTCTCCTTCGAGCTTTGGCAATCGGTAAATACAAAAGTAAAGACGAATACAAAAAAGCACTTGAATTTGTTGCATTTAACTACGCAAACCGAATCGAAGGCAAAAAAGCAACCGAAATAATTAAACTTTTAAAATAA